Part of the Labilibaculum antarcticum genome, CGGGAAAAGCAATTTTTGGAAATGGGAAATCACTTCCCATTGAAATTACAGCCGTTTCGCACAAGAGCTTTGAAAAAATGAGTTTGGAAGAGGTGAATAAAGACGGGTTTAAATCCAAAGATGAACTGTGGTATGCCTTACTAACTTTCTACCCTCATCTGCATAAAACTGATTTATTAATGTTGATTGAATTTAAACGCATTTTTATTTAAAACTGAAAAATCAGTTTTAAATTTTAAATAAATGACTCTAAAATCATCACTTTCTGCACGTACAGGTGCAGAGCACCATGATATTTGTAGCCATAGCTTAATTAGAAAAAAGAAGCCGCAGTCGTGAAAATCTCTTGGGATTTTCACGACTGCGGCTTTTAGATTAATATTATTCTTTAGGCTACAAATATTACGCAGCTCTGCTGCTTGATTAGCAGTAATTATTATGAACAGACTAAATAGTTAAGATGTAATTTCTACACATGAACAAATCACATTTTTTACTTTCCAAGCCAAAGCTTCAATATTAAAAATTCTTGATCTAAACTTGATTTTTGAGATCATTTAAGCTTAAAAATCCTATTTCTGAAAAAGAATACAAACAGGACTGGGTGCTTTTACTTCATCAACGAAAGTTAACATGCCGGTTACAGAATCTCTTTTGAAACTCACAATATTGTTGGTGTTTTTGTTGGCAACCAGTAGAAATTTATCGTCGGGCGATAAGCTGAAATTACGCGGATGATCACCTCTCGTGGGTTCATGCCCAATCAATTTTAAGGCTCCATCTTCCTGCACTCCGAAAATTACAATGCTGTTGTGTCCCCGGTTCGATCCGTACAAGAATTTCCCATCCTTCGAAATATGTATATCGGCAGTATTGCTTACACCATCGAAATCGGCTGGCAGCGTGCTGACATTCCCAAACCTACTTATTTCATGATTATCCGAAATTGAGAAGCTGCTAATGGTATTGTCAATCTCGTTGATCACAAAAAAGTATTTGCCGTTTGGATGAAAAGCCAAATGCCTTGGTCCGGCTCCATCGGCCAAAGAAACTTTTGCCTGTTTTGCCGGCACAAATTGATTGCTGGTAGAATCGATACTTGCAATCCACAATTCGTTGGTTCCCAAATCGACTGCAATAATATGATTTGAATTGGGCTGAAACCAAACGCTGTGTGCATGTGGTTTATCCTGACGATTTGCAACCGTTCCGGAACCGGTGTGTTGCTGCACATCCAAAAGATCAGATAATTCTCCTCCCTCATTAATTTTTAAATAACCAATATTACCACCTGTGTAATTTGCTGTTAGAACAACTCCCTCATTGTTTACGGTAACAAAACAAGGATGTGCTCCTCCACTTTCTTTTCGACTAATCAATTTCAAGGAATCACCAATCTGATACGATTCAACCGTTCCCATATTATTGTCTAAATTGATTTCATTTGAAGCCAAAAGAGTTTTTTGATTGTTTGCAAAAGCCAAATAGGATGGATTTTTAGTTTCTGCAACCAAACCAATCATATTCATATGCCCGGCAGTATCCATTTTCAACTTGTAAATTCCATTGGATTCACCATCGGTGTATGTTCCCAGAAAAAAAGAGTAAGAATTTTGAGTCACAGAAGATTTAATTTTAGAGTTTTGGCAAGCTGCAATCATCAGGATTGAAGCAATAATAAGAATATTTCGTTTAATCATGTGTGGTTATTTTATAAGAAGCCTAAAGATAACAATACCGATTGGATAAATTAGCAGACTACATTTCACTATGCTCAACATAGATTCCTACTTTATTCCATCGCAATGGCTCACGAATTATTTTAAATGGTATAATATATTCTAACTGGACGGATTTATTAAATGACAACAATCTTCTTCTTCACTGTTTTGTCTAAAAAACAGATAACCAGGAAATAAATTCCTGCCGATAAAGCACTCAAGTCCATATCAGATTTATTACTTGAATTTTGATGTTGAGAAAGCATCCGTCCCTCTGAATCATAAACATTGACTTCAAACTCTGTTACCGTATCATTTTCAATAGATACAGAGAATTTTCCTTTATTGGGATTGGGATAAACTTTCACCTCACCCGAAGGATCTTCGCTTGGTTCAGTTGGGTCGGGATCGGTACCCGGATTTGGATCGCCTGCAATGGTGTCTCGAACAAGAACCGTATGATTTCCAATAGCCAAATCTACCGTTATTTCTAGAATCCCATCTGAATTGGAATCCCCTAAGCGTTCTAATACGTCATCTACAAATACTCCAAAAGACGTATTGCTTTTCATATCCAAAGCAAATATTTTCATTGTTCTACCACCAGCAATGTCTTGAACAGAATAAGATACTGATGCAGTATCTCCCTGCGCATCGAACAGGTATAAGTGATTCTCCCAATCGACACCTAGGGTACTTTCATTTGAAAACAGTTCACCTCCTGCATTGGCCACATTGATATTATCTCCAATCTTGATGGTATGCAAAAAAACGGTATTCTCCTTAACGGCAACAGGTTCCACTTCTATGCGCCAAAAACCGGGATGTTGATTTTCCAAATCGACACTTCGGTTTGGTGGATAATTGGTCCCATCCACCCAATATTCATAACCACTTCCACCAACGAGAGTGGTTTTACTAA contains:
- a CDS encoding ASCH domain-containing protein; the encoded protein is MSQIHFHEDFYIPVLKGSKTQTARIDEPIPELGAGKAIFGNGKSLPIEITAVSHKSFEKMSLEEVNKDGFKSKDELWYALLTFYPHLHKTDLLMLIEFKRIFI
- a CDS encoding lactonase family protein: MIKRNILIIASILMIAACQNSKIKSSVTQNSYSFFLGTYTDGESNGIYKLKMDTAGHMNMIGLVAETKNPSYLAFANNQKTLLASNEINLDNNMGTVESYQIGDSLKLISRKESGGAHPCFVTVNNEGVVLTANYTGGNIGYLKINEGGELSDLLDVQQHTGSGTVANRQDKPHAHSVWFQPNSNHIIAVDLGTNELWIASIDSTSNQFVPAKQAKVSLADGAGPRHLAFHPNGKYFFVINEIDNTISSFSISDNHEISRFGNVSTLPADFDGVSNTADIHISKDGKFLYGSNRGHNSIVIFGVQEDGALKLIGHEPTRGDHPRNFSLSPDDKFLLVANKNTNNIVSFKRDSVTGMLTFVDEVKAPSPVCILFQK